Part of the Salmo trutta chromosome 2, fSalTru1.1, whole genome shotgun sequence genome, TCTTTACAGACAACAGCGCCTCGGTCTTGTTTACATGAAACAATACATAGTTGCCAATGTTATGTTGAAAGAGCGAGACTTGGTCTTTATAAAGGGCTTGTTTTCCCTCCCCCCGACTCAAACATCCTCACATTCGTGAGATAACATTAGCATCATAAGCACAAGTATCAAAGGTATTCTAGAAAGGAGGAAATGTTCAGGGTTTAGGATTCTTGACCAATCTCGTTTacgttgtcatgctgcgtcaAGTGGTTGGTAAGGCATTCATCTCGTAAAGTATGGTTGCTGTTTAGGATCAGTAAAGAGGAACACACAACACCAGGCTATTAGCGAACGTAACACCTACACTTCAAACTCTCGTTGCTTCAGTCATGGCTTCTAGCATTTCATAACAAGGATGTGGAAAAGGGAGGCGAAATGAGTGAGTTCAGCCATCCCTTTAAAGATGTCAGTAACCGCATCAatatgacatacagttgaagtcggaagtttacatacaccttagcaaaatacatttaaactcagtttttcacaattcctgacatttaatcctcgtaaaaaaaatccctgttttaggtcagttaggatcagcactttattttaagaatgtgaaatgtcagaacaatatttgagagaatgatttatttcagcttttatttctttcatcacattccaagtgggtcagaagtttacatacactcaattagtatatggtagcattgtctttaaaattgtttaacttgggtcaaacgtttcgggtatccttccacaagcttcccacaataagttgggtgaattttggcccattcctcctgacagagctggtgtaacagagtcaggtttgtaggcctccttgctcgcacatgctttttcagttcttcccacaaatttgctataggattgaggtcatggcgttgtgatggccactccaataccttgactttgttgtccttaagccattttgtcacaactttggaaatttgcttggggtcgttgtccatttggaagacccatttgcgaccaagctttaacttcctgactgatgtcttgagatgttgcttcaatatagccacaattttcctcctcatgatgccatctattttgtgaagtgcaccagtccctcctacagcaaagcacccccacaacatgatgctgccaccctcttgcttcacggttgggatggtgttcttcggcttgcactcctccccctttttcttccaaacataacgatggtccttatggccaaacagttctatttttgtttcatcagaccagaggacatttctccaaaaagtacgatctttgtccccatgtgcagctgcaaaccgtagtctggcttatttatggtggttttggagcagtggcttcttctttgctgaatggcctttcaggttatgccgatataggactcgatttactgtggatattgatacttttttttacctgtttcctccagcatcttcacaaggtcctttgctgtttttctaggattgatttgcacttttcacaccgaagtacgttcatctctaggagacagaacgtgtctccttcctgagcggtatgatggctgcgtggtcccatggtgtttatacttgcttactattgtttgtacagatgaacgtggtaccttcaggcatttggaaattgctcccaaggatgaaccagacttgtagaggtctataattttttggctgatttcttttgattttcccatgatatcaagcaaagaggcactgagtttgaaggtaggccttgaaatacatccacaggtacacctccaattgactcaaatgatatcaattagcctatcagaagtttctaaagccatgacatcattttctggaattttccaagctgtttaaaggcagtcaacttagtgtatgtaaacttctgaccagctggaattatgatacagtgaattataggtgaaataatttgtctgtaaacaattgttggaaaaattacttgtgtcatgcacaaagtagatgtcctaaccgacttgccaaaactatagtttgttcacaagaaattagtggagtggttgaaaaacgagttttaatgactccaacctaagtgtatgtaaacttccaacttcaactgtattgccCAACTGCAATGTAGATGACGTAGCATTCAATAATTGGTTCATTTGCATAGTGCGACTTCTTTGTGGACGGTCTGGGACATGCCAATTGTTTCAGTTGTGTGGGGGTAGGTGGCTAACCTGCGGTTGGCTATGCGGCTGCTGTTGCGCCCCATGCCCAGGCACTTCTCCAAGTGCGGGGCAAAGCGCGACGCGGCGATGCTCCGGCTGCAGTTGGGACAGACACACTCCTTGTTCTTCCACTGGTTGTACACCTGCCCGAACACATCCACTCCTGGCTGGTCCACAATTTCTACTCAGGCAAAAGTAAAGAGAAAGAAAAATTGTAGTTCAAAGCACTTTACATAGTAAAGGTATGTAGGTATATTTATATATTGCAATCAGTGTTTGGTGGTGTAGTTAGCATATTAAGAATTGTGGAATGATATCTTCTGTACACGTCTTTATCTTAACCATTGTTAAAcaataatttgaaaaaaaataggTGAGTAGAAAGTAGAAATACATACCAAAGTCCCTCATGGTTTCTTGGTCCGTGTCTTCCAGGAAAAAGTAGCCCTGCTTGACGGCCCGGTGGACCTCAAAGCACAGGCCCAGACAAGCATCCTCCACCAGGTCAGAAAGGATGTCCTGAGCTACGCCCTGCCAACCACCACAGCATTATTATATAGAACCAGGATAAAGCCTTTCTATGGAAAGATACTGTTAGAAGAGTTGGCTACAGAACTGATTCACACTAGGGCCAAACAGTCAAGCTGAATTGCGCTGGCCAGGTTACGCATCAGCCATAGCTGCAGTCCAAATGACACACAGTCCAAATGTTTAAGCCTTTGTCTAAGACTAAAATTAAATGTGTGGGTGAAAAACGATACCCTTATGTATAGTCCACACAGGACTAAACCAAACCTACTACTATATTTACCTCCAGCTTGCTGTTGTCCAGGCTGGACATCGAAATCTCATCCATTTTCATTTGCCAGAATTAGAAGATGAGCCCACACTTCTGTGTTCATGCTGTAAAGCAGCAAGCATTGGCCAAGACGGGGCTAGACCAGACAGGACACATATCATAACACATCATTTAATGTtcatacattacatttacaaCGTAAGATATATTTCAATGAGTCACGGTAAGGAGTGTGGGGAGCAGGAGCAACAACAAGCAATGAAACATTGTAACAAAGGGTGACACAACTAAATGCACAAtgaattatatttaaaaaagtgGAATCTAGGCTATTCACGTTTATAACCTGTCAtttatgaccaaaaataattGGATTATTCGTTGTTTGTCGTACAAATTAGATAACGACATGCTACGTTAACTGCTTTGCATCATATATCGTTTACAGAACAGCATTGAATAAATGTTTTccttatattatttttttatcataCAGAAGTCCTCGGCCCCTACTATGTGGCATAACATTGTCCAGTATGCACAATTGAAAATAACGCAGATAGACACCATTGCACTCGTGTCGATTTCAGATTAGCAGACAGAGACGGGGGATATTTTGTGATTATTTACAGAAAAGACCAAAAAAAATACTGGAAATAAATGTATCATCAACCTAACATATGGTGCAATCGAAAATTAATTGTAAGACATTGAATGTTACTTCAAGAAACAGATTACTGCGAACCACGCTATGGTTTGTTTAGTGCACTGCTGCTGTTCGTTTTAAAAACTCGATACATTGTGTCACAAGAAAAATATCACTTCACGGTGTAGCTCCCTTTAGCCTTGACGATCACAACAATAAGATACATGCCAGtccataaatgtttttattttatttacctaTATCGGAAGGCATCCATCTTTACATCAGACGACTCAGGCAGTAGCAATCGATCGCTACACAAGAGAACGCAACATACTAGCAGCATTGCTGTCTTCAGTGAACCCAGCCGGCTATTGTCAGTGGATTTAAGCATGTCCACGTACAGTCCAAGTAACCCATATTCTCCCACTCCAGTCTTGAacacgctctctttctctctgggatTTACATATAACATGATTTGTGATTTTATTGGTAAATGTCTGCTTTAAAGACTTGGCAGAATGGCTTTAGTTGTTGAAATATCAAACAGAGGTAAGTTAATAAATGCTGATTGCGATACAGCATTCCTCATTAGAAGTCCCTATTCACATACAATTAAAAGAGACATcatgaacaaaaatagaacttcCCTTCGCTAACGAGTATCTCAATATTGGTATCATCTCGACCCTTGTTTTAGCATGCAGGCGTTGAGAATTATAATGTAGATGCATATCAATATTATATTTTAGATAAATGTACACGATTGACACATTGGTGTATGTTGATTTCAAATGATAAATGTCTGGTCAGTTTGATGAAAATGGTGGAAATGACAGTAGTGATGGGCAACAGGTTTGAAGGTTTCTCCTGCTTTGAGTGGAGTTAGGTTTTTGTGCAGGCTGCTCATGCAATTGTGGCACTAGGTGTATGCCAGTGACCCAGTGATGACAAGTGCAGCTATAGACTGCCTCATCTTCAGCCTCGAATCCAATAATGTGCAGGTACTCAGTATAGCCAGATCCAGAATATGTGAACCTGCATGACAACCCAATTGCTCTTGTGTTGTCATAAAACAAAAAAACGTCTTATctagagcaattagggttaaatgccttgctcaaggtcacatccacagatttttcacctaggcTCGGGGGGGTTGAAACAAAGATAGTGAAGAAGTTAGACTTTACGACCAACATGTTTCACCTTACTGTAGTTAGTCAGTGTTATATCAGTCAGAGGACATCCCAGCTCAATAAATCAGAGGACATCACTGCACACACGTTTTAAACAAAAGTCTACCATTTCTAATTGTACAGGGAAAGGAGGAAGACCGTTGAACAGAATAAATTCtgtaaataaatgtgtgtgtgtgtgtaaatgcataCAACATTCCATTTTATAAGCCATGGCCCATCGAACAGTCGATGGCAATGTAAAAGCTGAAAAAATGGACttaaaagttgacctattctgaaGAAATCGTGTCCATTCATTTATGAAATATGCTGttccataaaatatattttcaaagtTTCAAAGATGGATTTTAAGATGCTGTTCATGATCATGCCTCGAGGCTGACTGAAAAAGGAAAGTAAATGACTACATAAGAAAAACATACCATTACCTTGTTCATAACAAATGAAAATAGAAATGTAATTGTCTCAAAGTCAGGAAATGAAGATAATGACCGATATTAATCTGTGTTGTTTGAGACATTCATAACCAGCTACGAAAGCTGTGTAACACAATGGTTGATACAGTATTGGAGTTAACATTGCAAAGCATAACATGCACATATTATGCCAGCTACAACATTGGAAATATACTTGTTTGGTCCTAATATAGTGAGCTGAGGGATTTGTAATTACATTTTAACACAATAAAAATGGATGGTAAACATTTGCTACTAGTAGATCACTAATCCATTGTCATTAAAATTGCAATGTATAATATGCCCATTATATGCCAGCTACAACATTGGAAAAAACTAGTTTACTGTATATTACagtgatttttggggggttataATTCAATTTGAACACAGTAAAAATGGATGGTAAACATTTTTTCACGTGTGCCACCAGTATATCATTCATCACTTCAAAGTATAAGATGCCCATATTATGCCAGCTACAAGATTGGAAGAACAAGTTTACTGTATATTACAGTAAACTATTTAATGATTATAATTCAATTTTAACACAGTAGAAATGGATGGTAATGTTTTTTTCACGTCTGCCAATAGTAGATCACTAATACATTCTCAATACAATTGCAAAGCATAACATGTCTGTATTTGCCAGCTACACCATTTGAATAATACTCGTTCTTTCCTATTACAATTTAGATTTGAGTGATAATACAattttaacacatttaaatggaTGGTAAACATTTTGTCATGTGTACCACTAGTAGATCACTAATCCTTTGTCATTAACATTGCAAACCATAACAGCCCATATTATGCCAGCTAGAAGAGATGAAAAACACTAGTTTACTGTATATTACAGTGACCATTGATGGATTATAATTCAATTGTAACACAGTAAATATGGATACTAAACATTTTGAGTTTGGATCCCGCGATGCGGTTGGCGTCAGTTGCTCGGACCGCTACTATttgtccagtgatcctgccgaccaagggTGGGTCTGAGGAGCTGCTTGGCAtagctgcctatcaagctagcagggttttcttgagggcttgaacgcaGCTGGTAAcgcggttagccattgtggctgggaccaCAGATTGTCCCgggcttgtggctgtctagatacttgttgttttcaattttccctgcgacctgccctgtctggaactgctaggagtaacagcgtaacctacgctgaaggatcttttaaacaaacaaaaatatttttacaagcagttgttacaacaacaagaaaatagcttcaagtgttttgtccaaatactggtggagtcaactaataaaagaatggacgacctgaccagaggTCCAGGACCtaaagaacagtttgcagttctcccagggtcagttCGATGAGTTTAAACTGGAGAAAGGCAAGATGCAGCAATCTGTatgtcattgagagaggacataagttctgtatgtgaatccatgataacaatgagaGGGAAATCAGATCTCGAAGGACAAGCAAGGAGGAACAGCACGGTTGTAGACgaaattgcagaatctccacgagacctggacggagtctgaggacaaagtgagggaaatgatcttggagaaactgaagatggaccacaggaagattgaggtggagtttgcccacaggactggaaaacccaccactggcccaggtgacaggcccaggccgataccggtcaagttcctgaggttcaaggtcaaggtagctgttctggaaagagccaagaacttgagaggaacgtacagtatatcttcctcaacgaggaccaCCCGGAAGCTGtgtgccagaagaggaaagaacttatTCCAGCCATGAAAGATGCCAGAGCGCGTgaggacattgcttacatccgctatgacaggctcattgtccaccctccctcccaaaagcctggaaGTGTTGAGacagccaagcctatgggttgtagcttcaaccccgcaacacacacatacttacacacaaCTGATTAATTTATATTATTTTCTCCtgttttgtttgctcttttccatattatgtctatctctgttatataagctacccaggaaagggctgaaaattgCCCATATGAATAtatcaaatcaagttttattggtcacatacacatggttagcagatgttattgcgagtgtagcgaaatgcttctagatctgacagtgcagcagtatctaacaggttaTATCTGACAAATTCTACAACAAAACCTAATGCATAATCTAGTAAAGAAATGGGATGAGAATatgtaagtataaaatatatggatgagcagtgacagagaggctaagatgcaatagatagtaaaggatacagtatatacatatgagataactaatgcgagatatgtaaacattcttaaagtggcattattaaagtgactagtcatccatttattaaagtggccaatgatatcaagtctttTGGTAGtcagccgcctctctgtgctagtggcgGCTGTTTAACAAtataggtcccgtgtggctcagttggtagagcatggtgtttgcaacgccagggttgtgggttcgattcccacgggggaccagtacgagaaaaaaaaaaaaaaatgaaatgtatgcattcactactgtaagtcgctctggataagagcgtctgctaaatgactaaaatgtaaatgtaaatgatggccttgagattgaaaaacagcttctatctctctgtcccagctttgatgcacctgtactgacctcgccttctggatggaagtggagtgaacaggtagtggctcgggtggttattgtccttgatgatcttttttgcctttctgtgacatcgggtgttgctgttgtcctggagggcaggtagtttgcccccggtgatgcgttgtgcagaccgcaccaccctctggggagccctgtggttgtgggtggtgcagttgccgtaccaggcggtgatacagcccgacagaatgctctcaattgtgcaactGTAAAAGTTActgagggttttcggtgacaagccacattttttcagcctcctgaggttgaagaggtgctgatGCGCCTTCATCACCACACTGTGTgcatggaccatttcagtttgtcggatATATGTACACCGAcaaaccttctccactgctgtcccatcgatgtggatagggggagcTCCCTtcgctgtttcctgaagtccacaatcatctcttttgttttgctgacattgagtgagaggttattttcctgacaccacactctgagggccctcacctcctccctgtaggctgtctcgtcgttgttggaaatcaaacctaccactgtagtgtcatctgcaaacttgatgattgagttggaggcgtgcatggacacgcagtcgtgggtgaacaaggagtacaggagagggctgagaaagcaaacctgtggggccccagtgttgaggatcagcagggttgagatgttgtttcctaccttcaccacctaggggcggcccataaggaagtccaggacccagttgcacagggtggggtcgagacccagggtctcaagcttaatgatgagtttggagggtactatggtgttgaatgctgagtcaatgaacagaattcttacataggtattcctcttgtccagatgggatagggcagtgtacagCGTGATGGCggttgcattgtctgtggacctattgggctgtaagcaaattggagtgggtctagggtgacaggtagggtggaggtgatatgatccttgactagtctctcaaagcacttcaggatgacagaagtgagtgttacAGGGCGATagacatttagttcagttaccttagctttcttgggtacaggaacaatggtggccatcttgaacatgtggggacagcagacagcagactgggatagagattgattgaatatgtccgtaaacataccagccagctggtctgcacatggtCTGTGGATgaggctagggatgccatctgggccggcagccttgcgagggttaactcgtttaaatgtttcactcacatcgccaaaaataaaaataaaaaaaagagaaaaaaaagggttgtgggttcgattcccacgggggaccagtacggggggaaaaaaattataaaatgtatgcattcactactgtaagtcgctctggataagagcgtctgctaaatgactaaaatgtaaaaatgtaaaagaaggagagcccacagtctttggtagcgggccatgtcggtggcactgtatagTCCTCAAAGcacgcaaagaagttgtttaatttgtctgggagcaagacgtcgatgtccacgatggggctggttttctttttgtaatccgtgattgtctgtagaccctgccacatacgtctcctATTTGAGcctttgaattgcgactccactttgtctatatactgatgctttgcttgtttgattgccttacggaggaagtaactacactgtttgtattcggccatgtttcaagttgccttgccatgattaaatgcgatgtaacagtggcttgcgaaactaTTCAacctccttggcatttttcctattttgttgccttacaacctggaattaaaattgctTTTtgtggggtttgtatcatttgatttacccaACATGCctaacactttgaagatgcaaaatattttttattgtgaaacaaacaagaaatcaTTTTAAAAacctgaaaacttgagcatgcataactattcaccaaggcaaaactgctccaacttgagcatgcataactattcttcaaggcaaaactgctccagctacttcaagttggatgggttccgctggtgtacagcaatctttaagtcataccacagattctcaattggattgaggtctgggctttgactaggccattccaagacatttaaatgtttcccctgaAATCACTCAcgtgctggaaggtgaacctccgtcccagtctcaaatctctggaagactgaaacaggtttccctcaagaatttccctgtatttaacgccatccatcattccttcaattctgataTCTAGATATCTATAGTGtcctctctggtatgcaatctggtttccgctaaGGTTATGGAtctgtcactgcaaccttaaaggtcctcattGAGGTAGCAACAAAGGTCAAGAagttagagacaacaatacatcacgcaaagcagccatcACGCTGCTTTGTGCGATGTATTGTCTCTAAATTCTTGACCTTTGTGATGTTGTCTGTGCCCATTATTGTTTGTactatgttttgtgctgctaccatgttgtgctgctgccatgttgcgttgctaccatgttgttgtcatgttttgttgctaccattctgtgttgtcatgtgttgctaccatatgTTGCTGCCACACAACAAcagtcttaggtctctctttatgtagtgttttgttgtctctcttgtcatgtgtgttttgtgcaatattttttatttttaatcccagaccccatccccgcaggaggccttttggtaggccgtcattgtaaataagaatttgttcttaattaactgacttgcctagttaaataaaggttaaaataaataaattaaaaaacaagtctctgaatgtccttgagtggcccagccagagcctggccttgaacccaatcgaacatctctagagacacCTGagaatagctgtgtagcgacgctccccatctaacctgacagcgcttgaggatctgcagagaagaatgggagaaaatccccaatacaggttgtgccaagcttgtacccaagaagactcgagacacACTacccaaggtgcttcaacaaagtactgagtaaagggtctgaatacttatgtaaatgtgatatttctgttttttatttttaatacatttgcaaaaatttctaaaaacctgcttttgctttgtcattatggggtattgtgtgtagattgatgaggaatattttttaaatccattttagaataaggctgtaacgtaacaaaatggttGAGAGGTCTGGGGAGAGGTCTCTGTAATAAAGAtattttgacaccacactccacaaagcatgtcctgcaggctctagttgtATCTTaccttgattattgtccagtcatattgTCACGGCTGCTCCCGCTACATgcagcagcgctcattggactcacctggactccttccctttgttgattgccccgtcTATAACGGTCTGCTCCCCCATTTGTTCCCTGTGTCTGCGTTAATGTCGTTATGTGTTCATGTCCTGTTCAATGTCGGTTgataattaaatgttcactccctgtacctgcttctcgtctctaCCAGCGTCGCGCCTTAcacatatggtcaagtgctgctaaAACAGAACtaattaagctgcagctggcccagaacagatcatcacatcttgctcttcattgtaatcagagggaaaATATTATTAATaagcatgccagtctctcttggccaAGAGTTGATGaaagactgactgcgtcacttcttgttattataagaaacattgtgttggaaattccaaattgtttgcatagtcaacttacacacagcactgacacacacatttaccccaccagacatgccaccaggggtcttttcacagtctccAGGTCTAGAACATTTTCAAGGAAACGTActgtattatacagagccatgaatgcatggaactcccttccatcttatatagcaCAAGTGAAcatcaaacctggtttcaaaaaacaaataaagcaatacctcacggcacaacgcctctcccccacgtgacctacttgttgtgtgtaagtactgacatgtatgtgtaactgaaagatacatttaaaaaacattaacatgtagagtgtgtgtatgacaattgtaaagtattttgtctgttaTGTCTTTTTCGTTATGCGTCTGacccccagtaagactagctgtcgccattggcgtcagctaatggggatcctaataaatcaattAAAAagaaaatcaaataaaaacattttttgtaacGTCACCCACTAGAAGATCACTAATCCATTGTCATTAACATTGTAAAGCATAATATGCCCATATTATGCCCGCTACAAGATTGGAAAAACACTAGTTTACTGTATATCACAGTGAACTTTGATGTAACATAATTCAATTTTAACACAGTAAAAATGGATGATTAAAAATGTGCCATATATGTTCTACTAGTAGATCACTAATCCTTTGTCATTAACATTGCAAATCAAAACATGCCCACATTATGCCAGCTACAACATTGGAAAAATACTTGTTTTCAGTGATTATAATTCAATTTCAACATAGTTAAAATGGATGGTGAACTCTTTGTCACGTCTGCCGCTAGTCGATCAGTAATCCATTGCCATTAACATTGAAAAACGTAACATGctcatattattatttttatttaacttttacttTGTCAGAGAGTCAGAGGCCAGCTACATTGGAAAAATACTTGTTTTGTCCTATTATAGTAAACTTTGAAGAGAGAGGCATCAGGCAGATGACAGGAGAAGAGAGCGGGAGTGCACGGAGGGGACGACAAAGAGAGAAGAGGTGTTGCCCAGGGAATGAAGACATGCGTCCGAACCAGTCCCCTGCACTACTGATCTGAGGACACACAAGTCAGAGCCTGCTACACACTTCCTGTGACTCTATATGCTTCATGTAAGAAAGAAGATACATACAGTGCGTTAATATGATATATTTTTCGGGCTGACTTAATTATTTTGATTCATTTAATGAAACGTTATAtgtgagaaagttagacacacAAATACCATACCCCccatcatggtagcatccacattaatgtagaagtgtttagaaacatttacAATAATAGTTCatccaaaatgacaatacattatttaccattcatttctgttgggtacaaaataatctgaacACACAATCAAaccaaacagcaaatgcatcaaACACACGTGTACAGTTACAAGCTTGATGAAGTCAGTGCATGCTATgattatgggaccaaatacttacaTTTTTACTACCTTTATagacaagtgaatttgtcccaatacttttggtcccctaaaatgtggggactatgtacaaaaagtgctttctaaatggttcacccgatatggatgaaaataccctcatatTAAAGCtggcagtctgcactttaacctcaaagTCATTGTATCGTCACCAAAGGGCTGGAGTACAGAGACAAAACAGCagcaaatgtgtcactgtctcaaTACTTTTGTAGCTCACTGTACATCATTGGGTACTATTTACACACCTCAGGTGAGTCCAATGTTTACTGTGATTCTCACTGAACAGGAGGGAGTGAGTCAAGTTTTTGCTCTCCTTGTTTCCCCCATGGAGCGATCACTGGGCTCCTTGTGGTCTATCAACCTGTTATTGTGTTAACTGTAGGAACAGCTATTACTATGGACACTACCAGCCAGAGGCAAACAATGGAGATCCCTCCTATGCTCAGGCCAGTTCTATCCAGTCCTTGCCA contains:
- the LOC115161989 gene encoding ataxin-7-like protein 3 → MKMDEISMSSLDNSKLEGVAQDILSDLVEDACLGLCFEVHRAVKQGYFFLEDTDQETMRDFEIVDQPGVDVFGQVYNQWKNKECVCPNCSRSIAASRFAPHLEKCLGMGRNSSRIANRRIVTGNNTNNKSESDQEDNDDVNDNDWSYGAEKKAKKRKSDKNPNSPRRSKSFKHKSGMMGPRRRMDNQESPRMLMKDEAFPQ